The Hymenobacter chitinivorans DSM 11115 genome window below encodes:
- a CDS encoding cyclic-phosphate processing receiver domain-containing protein produces the protein MPGYKLYLDDIRTPKGEGWTVVRSFDEFVATINQLGLPQEISFDHDLGWDDEHDCELKSGYDCAKWLVENDLVVENFNVHSANPVGAENINRLLQNFLKFKQGLR, from the coding sequence ATGCCAGGCTACAAACTATACCTAGATGATATCCGCACGCCGAAGGGAGAGGGCTGGACCGTCGTAAGGAGCTTCGATGAGTTTGTCGCGACTATCAACCAACTCGGCCTGCCCCAGGAAATATCCTTCGACCATGACCTGGGCTGGGACGACGAGCACGACTGCGAACTGAAAAGCGGCTACGACTGCGCCAAGTGGCTGGTCGAAAATGATCTGGTGGTCGAAAACTTCAACGTCCACTCGGCCAACCCGGTAGGAGCCGAGAACATCAACCGCCTGCTCCAAAACTTCCTGAAGTTTAAGCAGGGCTTACGCTAA
- a CDS encoding SUKH-3 domain-containing protein has product MPPLSASTQSLLIKAGWQPGRHIITLRYRLALSLEGYPWLPVVEKFLSEFGGLRITFPRYDGTDTFHFDAADAAAGIDVYWVQKNYAQRLGTDKLCVIGEAYGSHLLLFMSDTGKVYGGYDDILCFIASSGEEAIEAICQCKPTQDIPDLE; this is encoded by the coding sequence ATGCCTCCCTTATCCGCTTCTACTCAGAGCCTATTGATAAAGGCCGGATGGCAACCCGGAAGGCACATCATTACCCTGCGCTACCGGTTGGCCCTTTCCCTCGAAGGATATCCGTGGCTTCCCGTAGTTGAGAAGTTCCTAAGCGAATTTGGAGGCTTGCGGATAACGTTTCCCCGGTACGATGGGACAGATACTTTCCACTTCGATGCCGCCGACGCAGCAGCTGGTATAGACGTGTACTGGGTGCAGAAGAACTATGCACAGCGGCTCGGTACCGACAAGCTTTGCGTGATAGGGGAAGCCTATGGCAGCCATTTACTGCTCTTCATGAGTGACACTGGCAAAGTATACGGCGGCTATGATGACATCCTCTGCTTCATTGCTAGCAGTGGAGAAGAGGCTATTGAAGCTATTTGCCAGTGTAAGCCGACACAGGATATTCCAGATCTAGAATAA
- a CDS encoding ribonucleoside-diphosphate reductase subunit alpha, with the protein MLVIKRDGRRESVKFDKVTARIEKLCYGLNQNFVSPIEVAKKVIDGIYDGVTTVELDNLAAETAASLTTKHPDYAILAARIAVSNLHKVTSKSFSSTMKRLYTYEDPKTGENASLIAKDVWEIVHKHAATLDSAIIYDRDYSYDYFGFKTLERSYLLRVDGKVIERPQHMLMRVAIGIHKEDIESAIETYELMSERWFTHATPTLFNAGSPKPQLSSCFLLTMKDDSITGIYDTLKNCAQISQSAGGIGLSIHNVRATGSYIKGTNGTSNGIIPMLKVFNDTARYVDQGGGKRKGAFAIYIEPWHADIFDFLDLKKNHGKEENRARDLFYALWTPDLFMKRVEANGDWTLMCPNECPGLGDTWGEEFEKLYAKYEREGRGRRTVKAQDLWFAILESQTETGTPYMLFKDAANSKSNQQNLGTIKSSNLCTEIMEYTDENEIAVCNLASLALPRFLKEEGGHLVFDHQKLYEVTYHATKNLNKVIDINYYPVPEAERSNMRHRPIGLGVQGLADTFIALRMPFESDEATGLNKDIFETIYFAAMTASKDLAKKNGAYETFPGSPLSKGKFQFDLWGVTPESGRWDWETLRAEVVEHGVRNSLLVAPMPTASTAQILGNNESFEPYTSNIYVRRVLSGEFMVVNKHLLKDLVKLGIWNEQMKNDIIAANGSVQDIPTIPQHIKDLYKTVWEISQRRIIDMSADRGAYICQSQSLNLHVQNVNFGKLTSMHFHSWKKGLKTGMYYLRTKAAADAIKFTVQKQAAETLEPLNVSAQNASDMACSLDNPDACEACGS; encoded by the coding sequence ATGCTGGTAATCAAACGCGACGGCCGCCGCGAATCCGTGAAATTCGACAAAGTCACGGCACGCATCGAGAAGCTCTGCTACGGGCTCAACCAAAACTTCGTCTCCCCGATTGAGGTAGCCAAGAAGGTTATCGACGGCATCTACGACGGGGTAACGACCGTGGAGCTCGACAACCTGGCGGCCGAAACCGCTGCTTCGCTCACCACCAAGCACCCCGACTACGCCATCCTGGCGGCCCGCATTGCGGTGAGCAACCTGCACAAGGTGACCTCGAAGTCGTTTTCGAGCACCATGAAGCGCCTCTATACCTACGAGGACCCCAAGACCGGCGAGAATGCCTCGCTGATTGCCAAGGACGTGTGGGAGATTGTGCACAAGCACGCCGCTACCCTGGACTCGGCCATTATCTATGACCGCGACTACAGCTACGACTACTTCGGCTTCAAGACCCTGGAACGAAGCTACCTGCTGCGCGTGGATGGCAAAGTCATTGAGCGCCCCCAGCACATGCTCATGCGCGTGGCCATCGGTATTCACAAGGAGGACATCGAGTCGGCTATTGAAACCTACGAGCTGATGTCGGAACGCTGGTTTACCCACGCTACGCCCACGCTGTTCAACGCCGGCTCGCCCAAGCCCCAGCTCAGCTCCTGCTTCCTGCTCACGATGAAGGACGACTCCATCACGGGCATCTACGACACGCTGAAGAACTGCGCCCAGATTTCGCAGTCGGCCGGCGGCATTGGCCTCAGCATTCATAACGTGCGCGCCACGGGCTCCTACATCAAGGGCACGAATGGCACCTCCAACGGCATCATCCCGATGCTGAAGGTGTTCAACGACACGGCCCGCTACGTAGACCAGGGCGGTGGGAAGCGCAAAGGCGCCTTCGCCATCTACATCGAGCCCTGGCACGCCGATATCTTCGACTTCCTGGACCTGAAGAAAAACCACGGCAAGGAAGAAAACCGCGCCCGGGACCTGTTCTACGCCCTCTGGACCCCCGACCTGTTCATGAAGCGGGTGGAAGCCAACGGCGACTGGACGCTGATGTGCCCCAACGAGTGCCCCGGCCTGGGCGACACCTGGGGTGAGGAATTCGAGAAGCTGTACGCCAAGTATGAGCGCGAAGGCCGTGGCCGCCGCACCGTGAAGGCCCAGGACCTGTGGTTCGCCATCCTGGAAAGCCAGACCGAAACCGGCACGCCCTACATGCTCTTCAAGGATGCCGCCAACAGCAAGAGCAACCAGCAGAACCTGGGCACCATCAAGTCGTCGAACCTGTGCACCGAGATTATGGAGTACACCGACGAAAACGAAATTGCCGTCTGCAATCTGGCGTCGCTGGCTTTGCCCCGCTTCCTGAAGGAAGAAGGCGGCCACCTGGTGTTCGACCACCAGAAGCTGTATGAGGTGACGTATCACGCCACCAAGAACCTCAACAAGGTAATCGACATCAACTACTACCCCGTGCCGGAAGCGGAGCGCAGCAACATGCGCCACCGCCCCATCGGCCTGGGCGTGCAGGGCCTGGCCGATACCTTCATTGCCCTGCGCATGCCCTTCGAGAGCGACGAAGCCACGGGCCTGAACAAGGACATCTTCGAAACCATCTACTTCGCGGCCATGACGGCCTCCAAGGACCTGGCCAAGAAGAACGGCGCCTACGAAACCTTCCCCGGCTCCCCGCTGAGCAAGGGCAAGTTCCAGTTCGACCTCTGGGGCGTAACGCCCGAGTCGGGCCGCTGGGACTGGGAAACGCTGCGGGCCGAGGTAGTCGAGCACGGCGTGCGCAACTCCCTGCTGGTAGCCCCCATGCCGACCGCCTCCACGGCGCAGATCCTGGGCAACAACGAGTCGTTTGAGCCCTACACCTCCAACATCTACGTGCGGCGCGTGCTCAGCGGCGAGTTTATGGTGGTGAATAAGCACCTGCTGAAGGACCTGGTGAAGCTCGGCATCTGGAACGAGCAGATGAAGAACGACATCATTGCCGCCAACGGCTCGGTGCAGGACATTCCCACCATCCCGCAGCACATCAAGGACCTGTACAAGACGGTGTGGGAGATTTCCCAGCGCCGCATCATTGACATGTCGGCCGACCGGGGTGCCTACATCTGCCAGAGCCAGAGCCTGAACCTGCACGTGCAGAACGTGAACTTCGGCAAGCTGACCAGCATGCACTTCCACAGCTGGAAGAAGGGCCTCAAAACCGGCATGTACTACCTGCGCACCAAAGCCGCCGCCGACGCCATCAAGTTCACGGTGCAGAAGCAAGCTGCCGAAACCCTGGAGCCCCTGAACGTATCGGCCCAGAACGCCTCGGACATGGCCTGCTCCTTGGATAACCCGGACGCCTGCGAGGCCTGCGGGTCGTAG
- a CDS encoding T9SS type A sorting domain-containing protein, translating to MQPYLPFWPARTAWAPTRKWLAATALLTLLLGGNAYQAQAQTWKGFVGRPTLGASSSYLPGKPCPDADGNIYVTGSFTGQVTFGATTLTSVGTAKDIVVAKWNTTTESWVWAIAAGGTGAESGVDLAVVGSSVYLVGAMNGNGTTGQPVSFGSIVVAGPNTDVRFDSFIAKLTDNGSSANWVWAKRAGNGPNRPYNIVVNGANIYIAGSVGGYYLQYYTPITMCNGTFSAYDFGMDNFVAKAIDKGTSADWAWLQTAGGDQDDVLGGEVAVSGNSVYLVGAGKANNSGYAISGLWTQLHFGSSRATATPVLGATAQYSEDVYVAKYNDAGATSSLVWAAVGGGTNLDQAYELAVSGSSVYVGGRSNNNSQGVHFGNASVPSAGTNENFFVAKLSDLGTTSSWDWATSAIGPNGVSGLEANGSNVYVLGSYANDAANSSAMMIGSLPLPGTSPTRTRDTFLGKLVDSGTAANWAWVQGVGGSGTDTPDDYSGQQLSIQGNRIYSTFRVGSTTSTFGSLTLNGAGPIVAILEDTPPLNNLVVTGAQDVQGTYQNVTIDSSGVATLTGPLTVNGTLIVKRKGVLNTNCQPVTGSGSFVLAAQGTLRICDAQGIASTGTTGAVQLSGSRSFSPAASYEYSGSGAQVTGSGLPTQVRDLTVNKTSGALTLSGPLSVAQVLRLSQGDLLTNGQALTLLSGPAGTALIDNTGGVVTGPGTMQRYISPTRNGQSGYRHYASPVTGNTLADLATATYSPVVNADYNTVGNTVTPFPTVFRYDESRVPATGSADDFTQGYASPASLAESMNDNLRGFTVQIPATELVDFTGSFRSGTHTATGLTYGAGAQAGWHLLGNPFPSPINWATLTSANLVNMGQAVYVFQSTGPYEGTYRSYSNGVGASPLIAAGQAFFVRVAAPGQTGSLTLGTANRVTSFDAEPTFNRPTTDTRPQLQLTLNGAGAGSDEAYVYFQEGATVVADASYDAYKLRNTSGASLFTTAGAQELSINGLPPFTSEVVVPLRVEGAAAGSFTLTASQLLNFPATTQVLLQDAQTGTLTDLRQGAGYSFSLPTASAGSRFSLRFRPGTVTSTQSAQAAQVAVYPNPAHTSFTLVMPAVGAGQILQATLVNSLGQQVQQWQLPQGAAGIRTELNIGKLAAGVYSLQLQTAGFRVAKRVVVQ from the coding sequence ATGCAACCGTATTTACCCTTCTGGCCCGCCCGAACAGCGTGGGCTCCAACCCGCAAGTGGCTGGCCGCAACGGCCCTACTGACCCTGCTGCTGGGCGGCAACGCGTACCAGGCTCAGGCCCAAACCTGGAAAGGCTTTGTGGGCCGCCCCACGCTGGGTGCCAGCAGTTCGTATTTGCCCGGTAAGCCTTGCCCCGATGCCGATGGCAACATCTACGTCACGGGTTCTTTCACCGGCCAAGTGACGTTTGGCGCCACCACCCTGACTTCGGTCGGTACGGCGAAAGACATTGTTGTGGCCAAATGGAACACGACTACCGAAAGCTGGGTATGGGCCATAGCGGCTGGGGGCACCGGCGCAGAAAGCGGGGTTGATTTGGCCGTAGTAGGCTCCAGCGTGTACCTGGTTGGGGCCATGAATGGCAACGGAACTACTGGTCAGCCGGTCAGCTTCGGCAGCATCGTGGTGGCCGGGCCGAATACGGATGTCCGCTTTGACTCTTTTATTGCCAAGCTGACCGACAACGGCAGCAGTGCCAACTGGGTGTGGGCCAAAAGAGCTGGTAACGGGCCGAACCGACCTTATAATATCGTCGTCAATGGCGCTAATATTTACATTGCAGGTTCGGTAGGTGGTTACTACCTCCAGTACTACACGCCCATTACCATGTGCAATGGCACTTTTAGCGCCTATGACTTCGGTATGGACAACTTCGTAGCCAAAGCCATTGATAAGGGTACCAGCGCGGACTGGGCCTGGTTGCAAACCGCCGGTGGTGACCAAGATGATGTACTAGGCGGAGAAGTAGCCGTGAGTGGCAATAGCGTGTATCTGGTAGGTGCCGGTAAGGCCAATAACTCTGGCTATGCCATAAGCGGTTTGTGGACGCAACTACACTTTGGCTCATCCAGGGCTACGGCTACCCCTGTACTGGGTGCCACCGCGCAGTATTCAGAGGACGTGTACGTGGCGAAGTACAATGATGCCGGCGCGACCAGCAGTCTTGTTTGGGCTGCGGTTGGAGGCGGAACCAACCTTGACCAGGCCTACGAGTTGGCGGTTAGCGGAAGCTCCGTGTACGTGGGGGGGCGGTCAAATAATAACTCGCAGGGCGTCCATTTTGGTAACGCTTCCGTCCCTTCTGCCGGGACCAACGAAAACTTTTTTGTCGCCAAGCTTTCTGATTTAGGCACTACGTCTAGCTGGGATTGGGCCACCTCGGCCATAGGCCCCAATGGGGTTAGTGGGCTGGAAGCTAATGGGTCTAACGTGTACGTGTTGGGCTCTTACGCCAATGATGCGGCCAATAGTAGCGCCATGATGATTGGTTCGTTGCCGTTGCCCGGCACTTCCCCTACCCGCACGAGAGACACCTTCTTAGGCAAGCTGGTTGATTCGGGCACTGCCGCCAACTGGGCCTGGGTACAGGGAGTAGGCGGCAGTGGTACCGACACTCCGGATGATTACAGTGGGCAACAGCTAAGCATTCAAGGCAACCGAATTTATTCCACCTTCAGGGTGGGTAGCACTACCTCCACCTTCGGCTCCCTGACGCTGAACGGGGCCGGGCCGATCGTGGCTATTCTGGAAGATACGCCGCCGCTCAACAACTTGGTAGTAACCGGCGCGCAGGACGTGCAGGGCACGTACCAGAACGTAACCATCGACAGCAGCGGCGTGGCCACCCTGACCGGCCCGCTCACGGTAAACGGCACGCTCATAGTGAAGCGCAAAGGCGTGCTCAATACCAACTGCCAGCCCGTTACCGGCAGCGGCAGCTTCGTGCTGGCCGCCCAGGGCACCTTACGCATCTGCGACGCCCAGGGCATTGCCAGCACCGGCACCACCGGCGCCGTGCAGCTCAGCGGCAGCCGCTCCTTCAGCCCCGCCGCCAGCTACGAATACAGCGGCAGCGGCGCCCAGGTGACCGGCTCGGGCCTGCCCACGCAAGTGCGCGACCTGACTGTAAACAAGACCAGCGGCGCCCTGACGCTGTCGGGCCCGCTGAGCGTGGCCCAGGTGCTGCGCCTGAGCCAGGGCGACCTGCTCACCAACGGCCAGGCCCTGACCTTGCTTTCCGGACCAGCCGGCACCGCCCTGATTGACAACACTGGCGGCGTAGTGACGGGCCCGGGCACGATGCAGCGCTACATCAGCCCCACCCGCAACGGGCAGTCGGGCTACCGGCACTACGCCAGCCCGGTTACCGGCAACACCCTGGCCGACTTGGCCACGGCAACTTATTCGCCGGTGGTGAATGCCGACTACAACACAGTGGGCAACACCGTCACGCCGTTTCCCACCGTATTCCGCTACGACGAAAGCCGCGTACCTGCCACGGGCAGCGCCGACGACTTTACTCAGGGCTATGCCTCGCCGGCTAGCCTGGCGGAGTCGATGAACGACAACCTGCGCGGCTTCACGGTGCAGATTCCGGCTACTGAGCTGGTTGACTTTACGGGTTCATTTCGCTCGGGTACGCACACGGCCACGGGCCTCACCTACGGCGCCGGCGCCCAGGCGGGCTGGCACCTGCTGGGCAACCCCTTCCCGTCGCCTATTAACTGGGCGACGCTAACCAGTGCCAACCTCGTCAACATGGGGCAGGCCGTGTACGTGTTTCAAAGCACGGGCCCCTACGAAGGCACTTACCGCAGCTATAGCAACGGGGTGGGGGCCTCCCCACTGATTGCCGCCGGGCAAGCCTTTTTCGTGCGTGTGGCGGCCCCCGGGCAAACGGGAAGCCTGACGCTGGGCACGGCCAACCGGGTGACGAGCTTTGATGCCGAGCCTACCTTTAACCGACCCACAACGGACACCCGCCCCCAGTTGCAGCTCACGTTAAACGGCGCTGGTGCCGGCTCCGACGAAGCCTACGTCTACTTCCAGGAAGGGGCTACCGTCGTTGCTGATGCTAGCTACGACGCCTACAAGCTGCGCAATACCAGCGGTGCCAGTCTCTTTACTACCGCCGGTGCGCAGGAGCTCAGCATCAATGGGTTGCCGCCCTTCACGAGCGAAGTGGTAGTGCCCTTGCGTGTGGAAGGTGCCGCGGCGGGAAGCTTTACGCTCACGGCCAGCCAGCTACTCAACTTCCCGGCTACCACCCAAGTGCTGCTCCAGGATGCCCAAACCGGCACTCTGACGGACCTGCGCCAGGGGGCGGGCTACTCCTTCAGCCTGCCTACTGCTTCGGCTGGTTCGCGCTTCAGCCTGCGGTTCCGCCCTGGTACGGTTACCAGCACGCAGTCGGCACAAGCCGCTCAGGTAGCGGTGTACCCCAACCCGGCCCATACTTCCTTCACGCTCGTAATGCCTGCGGTGGGCGCGGGGCAAATCCTGCAGGCTACTCTGGTCAATAGCCTGGGCCAGCAGGTGCAGCAGTGGCAGCTGCCCCAGGGCGCGGCCGGCATCCGCACCGAGCTCAACATCGGGAAGCTGGCGGCGGGTGTATACTCGCTGCAACTGCAAACGGCCGGTTTCCGGGTGGCCAAGCGCGTGGTTGTCCAGTAG
- a CDS encoding ribonucleoside-diphosphate reductase small subunit: MEPLLVENPNRFVLFPIQNDDVWQMYKKAEASFWTAEEIDLSQDQKDWDGLNDNERHFISHVLAFFAASDGIVNENLAVNFMQEVQMPEARCFYGFQIMMENIHSETYSLLIDTYIKNPQEKDRLFNALETVPCVKKKGEWALKWINSENFAERIIAFAAVEGIFFSGSFCSIFWLKKRGLMPGLTFSNELISRDEGLHCDFACLLYSYLQNKLSEERVHSIIRDAVSIEQEFVTDALPVNLIGMNAKSMAQYIEFVADRLLQSLGYSKIYNSTNPFDFMEMISLQGKTNFFEKRVAEYQKAGVMSERTENAFSLDEDF, encoded by the coding sequence ATGGAACCCTTGCTCGTCGAGAATCCCAACCGCTTTGTGCTCTTCCCCATCCAAAACGACGATGTGTGGCAGATGTACAAGAAGGCCGAAGCCTCCTTCTGGACCGCCGAAGAAATTGACCTCTCCCAGGACCAGAAGGACTGGGACGGCCTCAACGACAACGAGCGGCACTTCATTTCGCACGTGCTGGCCTTCTTTGCCGCCTCCGACGGTATCGTCAACGAGAACCTGGCCGTCAACTTCATGCAGGAAGTGCAGATGCCCGAAGCCCGCTGCTTCTACGGCTTCCAGATCATGATGGAAAATATTCACTCGGAGACTTACTCCCTGCTGATTGACACCTACATCAAGAATCCCCAGGAGAAGGACCGCCTCTTCAACGCCCTCGAAACCGTGCCCTGCGTGAAGAAGAAAGGCGAGTGGGCCCTGAAGTGGATCAACTCCGAGAACTTTGCCGAGCGCATCATTGCCTTTGCCGCCGTGGAAGGCATCTTCTTCTCGGGCTCGTTCTGCTCGATCTTCTGGCTCAAGAAGCGCGGCCTGATGCCGGGCCTGACTTTCAGCAACGAGCTGATTTCGCGCGACGAAGGCCTGCACTGCGACTTCGCCTGCCTGCTCTACAGCTACCTGCAGAATAAACTCTCCGAGGAGCGGGTGCACAGCATCATCCGCGACGCGGTGAGCATCGAGCAGGAGTTCGTGACCGATGCCCTGCCCGTGAACCTGATTGGCATGAACGCCAAGAGCATGGCCCAGTACATTGAGTTTGTGGCCGACCGCCTGCTGCAGAGCCTGGGCTACAGCAAAATCTACAACTCCACCAACCCCTTCGACTTCATGGAAATGATTTCGCTGCAGGGCAAGACCAACTTCTTCGAGAAGCGCGTGGCCGAATACCAGAAGGCCGGCGTGATGAGCGAGCGGACCGAAAACGCCTTCTCCCTCGACGAGGACTTTTAA
- the rplU gene encoding 50S ribosomal protein L21, which translates to MYAIVNIAGKQTKVEANKFVYAHRLAGNVGDTVELGKALLTDSDGTITIGSPTLDVTVTGTILSHVQGDKVLVFKKKRRKGYKKLNGHRQQFTKVMINSIG; encoded by the coding sequence ATGTACGCAATTGTCAACATAGCCGGGAAACAGACCAAGGTCGAAGCCAATAAATTTGTATACGCCCACCGTTTGGCTGGCAACGTCGGCGATACGGTAGAGCTGGGCAAAGCCCTGCTGACCGACAGCGACGGAACCATCACCATTGGTTCGCCCACGCTGGACGTAACCGTAACGGGCACCATCCTGTCGCACGTACAGGGCGACAAGGTGCTGGTATTTAAGAAGAAGCGCCGCAAGGGCTACAAGAAGCTGAACGGTCACCGTCAGCAGTTCACCAAAGTAATGATCAACAGCATCGGCTAA
- the rpmA gene encoding 50S ribosomal protein L27 yields the protein MAHKKGVGSSNNGRESHSKRLGVKIFGGQDIIAGNIIVRQRGTKHHPGQNVGIGKDHTLFAMVDGTVQFRKGRKDRSFVTVVPVSETTEAAA from the coding sequence ATGGCACACAAGAAAGGCGTAGGTAGCTCCAACAACGGCCGCGAATCTCATTCTAAGCGCTTGGGCGTGAAGATCTTCGGCGGTCAAGATATCATTGCTGGTAACATCATCGTGCGTCAGCGCGGCACCAAGCACCACCCCGGCCAGAACGTGGGTATCGGCAAGGACCACACGCTGTTCGCTATGGTGGACGGCACGGTTCAGTTCCGCAAAGGCCGCAAGGACCGTTCGTTCGTAACGGTTGTTCCGGTTAGCGAAACCACCGAAGCTGCTGCTTAA
- a CDS encoding cyclase family protein yields MSATYSHHGRTFSFDPTTPLDISLPLAPGPGQVNCWWAEPVEFETIRVGSFVGSVALGGSTNYQRVHVTPHGNGTHTECYGHISPAPEATLNRCLRRFLFVAQLISVAPRKQSNGDLVILLADVQPLLEAAAVAPEALVLRTLPNEQAKRHRQYSGTNPTYLEPALAHYLVAHHIEHLLLDLPSVDREEDQGALLAHHAFWQYPERTRTHCTITELIFVPDEVPDGLYLLNLQITSLELDASPSKPVLYQLT; encoded by the coding sequence ATGTCTGCTACCTATTCCCACCACGGCCGCACGTTTTCTTTCGACCCCACCACCCCGCTCGACATTTCCCTGCCCCTGGCGCCCGGCCCCGGGCAGGTCAACTGCTGGTGGGCCGAGCCGGTAGAGTTCGAGACGATTCGCGTGGGCAGCTTCGTGGGCAGCGTGGCGCTGGGCGGCAGTACCAACTACCAGCGCGTGCACGTCACGCCCCACGGCAACGGCACCCACACCGAGTGCTACGGCCACATCAGCCCCGCGCCCGAGGCCACGCTCAACCGCTGCCTGCGCCGCTTCCTGTTCGTGGCCCAACTCATTTCGGTAGCTCCGCGCAAACAGTCGAATGGCGACCTGGTAATCCTGCTGGCCGATGTGCAGCCCCTGCTCGAAGCGGCGGCCGTAGCGCCCGAGGCCCTGGTGCTGCGCACCTTGCCCAACGAGCAGGCCAAGCGCCACCGCCAGTATTCGGGCACCAACCCCACGTATCTGGAACCGGCGCTGGCCCACTACCTCGTGGCCCATCATATTGAGCACTTATTGCTCGACTTACCCAGCGTCGACCGGGAGGAAGACCAGGGGGCCTTGCTGGCTCACCACGCCTTTTGGCAATATCCCGAGCGCACCCGCACCCATTGCACCATTACTGAGCTCATTTTCGTGCCCGACGAGGTGCCCGATGGGCTGTATTTGCTCAACCTCCAAATCACCAGCCTGGAGCTGGATGCCAGTCCCAGCAAGCCCGTACTGTATCAGCTTACTTAG
- a CDS encoding alpha/beta fold hydrolase: MPSAARVFYLIPGLGADERVFQNLLPLLDGEAHVVYWLTPEPTETLPHYVARIAQAVPPDQPCFVVGVSFGGVVALEIARLRPRARAVLVSSIPDADALPRLLRVIRATRVYKLVPPQLLKLFPRAGQWYFGVNNGEEYQVFKQILKDMEPAYTRWAIDRLLHWDSTNVGRSIQILGSHDRVFPPGPTPVEYLIPGGTHFMILSHAPEISRILNALPAE, translated from the coding sequence GTGCCTTCTGCTGCCCGCGTCTTCTACCTGATTCCCGGCCTGGGAGCCGATGAGCGGGTATTCCAAAACCTGTTGCCCCTGCTCGACGGCGAGGCCCACGTAGTATACTGGCTGACACCCGAGCCCACCGAAACATTGCCTCACTACGTGGCCCGCATAGCCCAGGCCGTGCCGCCCGACCAGCCCTGCTTCGTGGTGGGCGTCTCGTTTGGGGGTGTCGTGGCCCTGGAAATTGCCCGGCTGCGCCCCCGCGCCCGCGCCGTGCTGGTATCCAGCATCCCCGACGCCGACGCCCTGCCCCGGCTGCTGCGCGTTATCCGGGCTACCCGGGTCTATAAGCTGGTACCGCCCCAGCTGCTCAAGCTCTTTCCCCGGGCCGGGCAGTGGTATTTCGGGGTCAATAATGGGGAGGAGTACCAGGTTTTCAAGCAGATTCTTAAGGACATGGAACCCGCCTACACCCGCTGGGCTATCGACCGGCTCCTGCACTGGGACAGTACCAACGTAGGCCGCAGCATCCAGATTCTGGGCTCCCACGACCGGGTTTTTCCGCCCGGCCCCACGCCGGTGGAGTACCTCATTCCGGGCGGCACCCACTTCATGATTCTAAGCCACGCCCCCGAAATCAGCCGGATTCTCAACGCCCTGCCCGCCGAGTAG